One genomic region from Danio aesculapii chromosome 24, fDanAes4.1, whole genome shotgun sequence encodes:
- the si:dkey-192l18.9 gene encoding F-box/LRR-repeat protein 7, with the protein MGANNGKQCESEGKGSSSISSDVSSSTEHTASKSHKNVATSEDSDLSMRTPSPALILNPNPPQTVPNGRESSLGETVALIHPPPSTRSKSTKPPHTSLIDVLPDTILLHVFSYLSTPHLCCCARVCRRWYNLSWDPRLWSTIRLNGELLNADRALKVLTHRLCQDTPNVCLTLETVVASGCRRLSDRGLRVIARCCPELRCLEVSGCYNVSNDAVFDVVSKCPNLEHLDVSGCPKVTCISLTEEESVQHTPLHGQQIGLRYLNMTDCVSLEDKGLKTIAFHCPRLTHLYLRRCIRLTDESLRQLALHCTALRELSLSDCHLVGDFGLREVARLEGRLRYLSVAHCMRITDVGLRYVARYCPRLRYLNARGCEGLTDQGLSYLARNCPRLRSIDAGRCPLVSDAGLEVLASCCKTLRRLSLRGCESLTGRGLMALAEGCPELQLLNVQECDVPPEALRLVRQHCRRCVIEHTIPAFY; encoded by the exons ATTCAGACCTGAGCATGAGAACTCCCAGTCCGGCCCTCATCCTGAACCCAAACCCTCCTCAAACCGTCCCCAACGGCCGTGAATCCTCCCTGGGGGAAACAGTGGCATTAATTCACCCTCCTCCATCCACTCGCTCAAAGTCTACAAAGCCCCCTCACACTTCCTTAATCGACGTCCTTCCGGATACTATTTTACTCCATGTGTTTTCATACCTGTCCACTCCTCACCTGTGCTGCTGCGCTCGAGTTTGCCGCCGCTGGTATAACCTATCCTGGGACCCGCGTCTCTGGAGCACCATTCGTCTAAACGGAGAACTGCTAAATGCTGATCGGGCCCTAAAAGTGCTCACTCATCGGTTGTGTCAGGATACTCCAAACGTGTGTCTGACCCTGGAGACGGTGGTGGCCAGCGGCTGCAGGAGACTCTCCGATCGTGGGCTAAGAGTGATCGCCCGCTGCTGTCCAGAGCTGAGGTGTTTGGAGGTTTCAGGCTGCTATAATGTGTCCAATGACGCAGTGTTTGATGTCGTCTCCAAGTGTCCCAATCTGGAACATTTAGACGTATCAG GCTGTCCTAAAGTGACGTGTATCAGCCTGACGGAGGAGGAATCTGTCCAACACACACCTCTACACGGACAACAGATCGGTCTACGATATCTCAACATGACGGATTGCGTTTCACTCGAAGACAAAGGCTTGAAGACCATTGCATTTCACTGTCCGCGTCTCACACATTTATACTTGCGGCGCTGCATCCGACTAACAGACGAATCCCTGCGCCAGCTAGCACTGCATTGCACAGCTTTACGCGAGCTCAGCCTTAGTGACTGCCATCTAGTGGGAGACTTTGGTTTACGTGAAGTCGCTCGTCTGGAGGGCCGTCTACGCTATTTAAGTGTAGCACATTGTATGCGGATAACAGATGTTGGACTGCGTTATGTAGCACGCTACTGTCCGCGGCTACGCTATCTGAATGCACGGGGATGTGAAGGACTGACGGATCAGGGTTTGAGTTATTTAGCTCGAAACTGCCCTCGATTGCGGTCCATTGACGCGGGACGCTGCCCGCTGGTGTCCGACGCTGGACTGGAAGTGTTAGCAAGCTGTTGTAAAACGCTCCGAAGGCTGAGTTTGAGGGGATGCGAGAGTTTGACGGGACGAGGATTGATGGCACTAGCAGAAGGATGTCCTGAACTgcaattattaaatgtacaagAGTGTGACGTGCCACCTGAAGCACTTCGACTAGTCAGACAACACTGCAGACGCTGTGTGATTGAACACACCATTCCTGCTTTCTACTGA